The DNA region TCGAAACAGCGGCCACACTTGTCCACCATAAACTTGCACTTCTCGCAAACCGTTGCTAGAGGTCTATGCCATGGCGGGTCAATTGTATGTGCAGGCGTGGAATCTGAATTCGATAGAGAGTGGGAACCGGCGGTGTTCGCAGAATCGGTAGACTTGTCCGCGCTCATCGTCCTGAAAATATTCAAGTTCGTCGTtgccgggggggaggggcgtaGCACACTGCGATGATTTTGAATCGTCTGCAGTTTTATACCCAACGCTCAAGGCAAGTTGAGGACAGTGCAGTGTTAAGAAGAAAGACTCCTCCCCAAATTATTCGACACAGGACTGCGACACAAATCGCATGCTCAAGCAGGGTTTTGGAACCTTTCGTAACTCAAAAACGAACCATATTATTGCTCTCATCAAACACAGAGTGGGGGCTCATGTTGTCACCTTCCACAAGTAAAACCGTCACTCATCAAAATCACATCACCAATCTCAAATCAAAAGCCATCGAAATATAAGCCGGCAAAGACATCAGATTCAAAAAACAAATGAAAAGCTGCAAAACCCGCTAGCTAAACTAGATACATCGCTTCGCTCAAATGCAAAAAAAGACCGTACATGTTTCCACCCCTCTCTTCCCTTGCCAGGCCTGAAAAGCGAGAGAAAGAGTGAGATGAAAAACAGAAAGTATTTCATACaacccagcaccagcaaccctTCCAGGTTTGCCATCCCGAAGACAGTCCTCCAGAACCcattgctgttgttgccttCAGGCGTCCAAATCTGACTGCAGCAGATTATACCATGACCGCATTTACAAGATGCCGCAGGTGAGGAcgttgagggtgatggagccCTGATGAGTAATTATTAGTGATTTATATGTTAAGAGAGTTCCAGGGAGGAATCTTACAGAGGCAGGAGCGTCAACGTTGCAGCACTTGACAACACCGGAGCAGGTACCGCCAATGACGCCGAGGACGCAGCTAAGGTAGCCGATCGGGATGCCGAGGATGGGGGCGGGGTTGCAGCAGAAGGGCTTCTCGTTGTTGACGGAGCACTGGTTGACGGGGGTGCCACtgccgtcaccgccgccagtGCGGGCAACGACAACATTATTGTTGGCGACGTCAGCTGCGGGGAGAGCAGCGGCGGTCATGGCgacggtgaggatggtgatgaggctGGAGAACTgcattttggcggtggaaGAGTTGGTTGTTTTGAAAAGCAAGAAGGTGTTCGATTGTTTGGAAGGCTGAGTTGGAACTGCTGGAGTaactgttgatgttgatgatgagagcaGTTTAATGTCTGATaaagggagaagaagggagttTATATAGACATTTAGAGAGTACGCTTTCAGTCATATCAGCCATGAAAGTCATCCTTATTCAAAAGTGTGCCTCTCATCCAACGTGTCATCCTGGCCTTCTGCTTGCATTTGGACGTCTTCCTTGATTGTGATTGCGGGCTTCACTAGATCAACATTGTATTTTCCTATCTTGAATCTGCAGAATAGCCTCAAGAGTGCTATACCTTGTCGTGTGGTGAAACCAAGGAGGCGAAGAGTTGGAGTACTGCTTGGCGAACCTTCAGGAAGCAAAAGTGTCACGGCATCTACGACGCCTACAAGAGCCCCAAGCCTGCTGCGACCCTACGACAACCAGTCAATGCTACGATGTCCCGTTTCCATGCATGATGACGATCATTGACAGGTTCAGCTCGCCAAACCCGTAATATCATGATGTAGAACGTGAAGCCGGAGCATACGTCAGTATGTCCGGCGCTTTCTGCTCGAGCTAACTGTCAACAAGAGAAACTCAGAGCTATGCATCATACTGCATCTACCAACATATCTCTCCCACTGTCAGTGATAATGTGGCGCGTATGAAGACTCGGTCCGAACGCCAGCGCTGTAAGGGAAATGAGGCCAAGGTGGTTTGGCCGAACATCGGAAGGAGTGAGCAATGAAAGCCATTGGACTGTACTACTTCTAGTTCTTCATGTACCTACCTAGGAGCAGCCTCGTGAATAACTGTCGAGGCACTTGTGTAATCCGATCTCTGCTATGTGAAGAAGATCCGTACAGCTACAGGCCAAAGGTGATTGGACGAATAATAGAGACACAAAGGGGAGATGGTGCCCTGGCAAAAGGGGTCGAAAATGCGGCCAAGGAGGTTCACGATCATGTACTAGTGTCATGTTGTGTAGCATGAAGCAACATGATCTGATCTTGACGGTGAGCTATTGGCAGCAGAAGGTGGTGTCGAGGAGACGGCAGGCGACGGCAACTCCCCGAGGGGATGCAGGAGCATTGGAGTGGACCGACCAACCACAGGCACAGCTACGAAAAGCTTTCCCTGGTCAGCCCATCCGCAAATTGGTCGGCTGCCAATAGAACCACACCCCAGCACACCGGAAAATGCGGGGTACAAGGGAGTGCTGCATCGTGCGGACTATTTCGAGAGTGATGTGTTGACTGTAAAACAAATCTCAATGCCACCTAACTGAGACATTGTGCACCGTTTTATGTCTTTCGAAATGTACCACCTGCATCCAAAGTACTGGCTGGTCCCCTAAATCAAGGTTGAACGGCCAAGTTGTTGCGGGAAGTCGGTCATCTGTTCACAATAATCAAAGCAGTGCTCCTCAGCTCTCCACAAAATCAGCTTGTTTCTGTTGAGCTTCTCCCTTGCTTGGAGGACTCAGCTACGCCCGGCCCGGAGCGCTTGCCCCGAGAAAGGCCTGTGGTGATGTCATCAGGTGGACTTGCCGGCCCAGAGAAAAGTCAATGAAGTGCACGACAGAAGTCCCTGCCTAGACCAGATGGTTGGGTCGAAGCAACGAAACCCGAAATGCAAAACCAAGGCTCCTGTTCTGATGGTGTACTACCCGACATCATACCGAGTTGCCGCCTGAAACCATTAAGTGTCATATTTTGAGACTTTCAGTAATAACCTAGCAAGAACAGAAAACAGCGGGTGGGCGTTTCTCTATGACGCTGTCAGTATCACAGCGGCTGAACAAACTGACAGCTCAGATCATGAGAACATGGACTACACGAGACCACCCAAAGCACTTTGTTCACCGCCACTACTTTCCAACGGAGTACGACGGCTTTGGAGGCTTGCTTCAGAGCTGAAAACTCAGAAATGACAACACACATTCAACCACGGCTCGAATCCTATTGACGGGCCTTGACCAAGTCCGAGCGTTTGCATTTCCCGGGCCATTGCAACATCGGCAACCGAAAAGTTGTCATTGCTCGCTGTCATGCAACACAGCTGTTCATTATCTGCAGATTGCGCCTCACAATAACAGGATGTTGGCAGATGCTGCAGTCTGCAGCAGCCGCCTTGTTGCTTCTCTTAATCATCCTCCTTGCTCGCCAACTTTTTCTATTCTCTGACCGTGCCGATCCTTTCTCTATCCAGCATGATCGACACTCATACACGCTCGTCTTCCCCTTGCTCCAGCCTTAAGCTTATCTCAACCTTCACTACCTTGCAGAAAAGGCCAAGCCGGGCAATAAGCGGGAAGGATTTGACTGCGAGAAGCGGACTGGGAGTCGCGGGTAGTTCCGTTTTGGCtgacgttgatgttgtggaTATCGTATCATGACAATTGGCAGGTTTGGCTTCCAGCTCTTTCGATTAACCGTCAGGCCACACCTTCATGATGTCTACTGACGCAAAGGTGCCCCAATGCAGCCAGCCCCGAGACCGCTCACCACATGATGCCAACTGTCGTTGGGTCTCCCGTCCTTCTCACGCCTCGCTCACTACTACTGTCCATGACAGACCGACAGTCGAAAATACTCCGGGCAGATCGACAAGCTGCAGCTTGATCCTCTCTCGAATCTCGATATGGTAACCACCCATGATACGGAACGCGTCCCAACGTTTGATTTCTGCGGGCACCCACACCTGGTTCGAGATGATGTCTGAGACCTTGGAACTTCGCAGGTGGAACAGTTGATCATTAACATTCTTGGGATAGCTGCTGTCGAAGTTCTGGCTCAACGATACAGCAAGGAACTCGACACACTTGGACTGGGGCTCTGTCAAGGTTAATGGCAGCAACAAATTGAAGGAAGCATTGAGGTGTTCCGGCATTTACACCAGGGTTATCCGAGGCCTGCTCCGATCATGATGAAGTCAAATTCTGGGGGTCAACCGGATACCCCCCTCAAGACTAGTTTTTGGGTTGTGGCAATGTTCTCCTGGCTCTCTCCAAATGCATCAAACCACCAGAGAGACAGGTGGGTTCCCATGGAAAAGCCTATGTTAGGAATTTAGGATTGTTGATATGGACACATGATCACGGATCTCAGCAGCCACGAAGCTTTCGATCATGGAGCAGAAGATACTCACAGGTGACAGGCTGTTCATGTATCAGACATTGACGCCAGCTATTGCGTCTTGAATCTCAGCCGGATTAGATCCATGCTCTCGATGACTGCATCTTCAAGACACATTCATCTAGAGCTGCGCATTTCGAGTCCTCAACTTGTCAACTGTTGGAAGACTTGAGGTAGGTGGAGCCAAGTCACGATTCAAGCTTGTGGAGCGAAGGAGGCCTCAACACGACAAAAGGTAAGCATATTCTTGGAACTACTTGTGCACTCTCACCATAGCATTTTTCTAACATCACAGCATAGGTCAAGGTTCTATAGTGTAGCGGTTAGCACTTCGGATTCTGAGTATCAGAGCCATTCCGGCAACCCCGGTTCGAGTCCGGGTaggacctcagcaacaacatttTCTTTTACCAATTATGCCTTAAACCCGTTAATAACGGTGGGCACtgattctttttctctcctcCACAAGCCACAGAGAGAAAACCGCAAATCCTCTCAGCCCTGAAAGCCGTTGGCTCCACCTCCTTTCGTTCAACCCCTGAACCTTGCTTTTTACGCTTCGCACACAAGGACCACCCACGAGAAGCTCGGATACATGCTCCAAAAGTAAAACTTCTGCCCAGCAGATCTCAACGTATACGGCTCAGGCGATGCATGTCGCCCGGCTAGCTCAATCGGTAGAGCGTGAGACTCTTAAGGAGTTCCTCCGTCAaatctcaaggttgtgggttcgaCCCCCACGTCGGGCTCAATTCCCGGCATCGAATGTGCCATATTTTTGCTCATTTcgtctttttctttattTGTACAGCATGTTTGGCAATTGGCAGTCGGATCTCTGGATCTACAGGAGAATGATACCCACATGGAGGTTGACAAGTGTTTCTCCACACCTTATTTGACTAGGATTGATATTGCTCGTTGCTGATAGAGCAGGCTCGAGATTGTATCTATTGCATATGTCACACCTTGGAAACCCCCAATATATTTCCTGTTGCTGCGGATGTTTGTGGTGCCCGGTCTCGGTAAGCCGATATTTGGTCTGGTATGACTCGAGATAACTTAGGCTGTCGAGTATTCTTCATGATGTGTGCTAATCTGGGATCTCAGAGTCCAGGGGTCTTCTCAGGTAACATTGGaggctggtggaggttgcACTGCACCAGATATGTCTCGGCTGTTGGCAGTTTTGATCGTATACCGTGTATTGTGTTGTCTATTCGGTGAGATGTGGGCGTTTTCCCATTGGTGTCAGGTGTCACGGAGGCTTCTGTTATGAAACATTGATGCTCAATATTTCGCGAGGGGCTTCGACCCTGGACTGTAAATGTCTTCTGGCACATGGAAAAAGAGAGATGGTTGGCCATATCCCCATGGGTGAATTGAATAATTTATGTGTGACATTGAGAGATGTGCTAGTGCAGTTGAGGTGCTAGGTGATTGATGGTTGAGTTGACCGTGACTGAATCCAAGTCATATATATGGATGAATTCTCATGATGAACTCTGCAGCATGAAGAATGCAAAGAAATGTGAGCCCTGTTAAGCGCTTTTATGACTGTGCTGGGATCAGTTTGGGCTTGCGTTCAGGGATGAAAACTTGAGAGCTTCCGACAAATAAACATAAAAGTTAACCAGCGGCCGGTGGTGATTCACAATAGCCATCGGACTCATCAGTTGGTGAGAGATAGCCGTTTACGCCATCTGCTCGTGTTTTTTCTAGTTGAGCACACTCAGACGACCATGTTTCAGTTGCGCCTTCATTTAGCCACACCGAAGGTTACCACAACCACATAAAAGTTAAGAAACTCCACAAAATTTGTTCACAGCTATCATGAAAAGCCTCAAATCCACTTACGATCTCAACTAGTAATCCCAAGCCCGCATGGCTCAGTGGTAGAGCGCATCACTAGTAATGATGAGGTCGTCAGTTCGATTCTGGCTGTGGGCAGTCAAAACTATCTTTTGCGGTTTCATTTCGCTATTTTTGCCTCCCGTAGCATTGTTTCCCCATTTCTTTGCAAATCCCAATTCCCAAAACATCAGGCCACATTTTGTTTTCCCGCCCCAGTTGAGCGCTTGTCGCGGGGCGCACAGTTGACCCAAATCTGCGGgacccctcccccgattGATAAGTGTGGCTTGCCAAGGATCCACTAATTCTGGCCCGAAATGGCATCGCTGGCGCGGGGAGCTTGGACCTCTCTGAATGTGGATATCCACCCACCTCATCTGGACCtcacaacccaaccacaacTCCACAGTggctccttttttttctggagTGGTTTTTGGGGCTGGTCCTTTTTTGAATCTGTGCTGGTTCCTTTTCACTTTGGCAAAGAGTCAAATAAGAAGTCAGATGAGTGGCGCATCGACGGGCACCACCAGGGACCACCGCAATAACTAAGCAGAGAGCGGCGCTAAAAACTGCAGGTGTTTGAACgtctctcctctcttccaTTTTCATCACTCTCATACGATCACCTCAGCTATCAACACCTCTTTCTTCAAAGTGCAGGAGatacctcatcatcatcaaccagaATACGATAAAAGAGAGCAGCAAAATGTCGTCACCAACATCCGGCAACAGCCCGGTGAGAAGCGGGATGGAGACCCCGCCTACGCCTCACCCCATCTCGGATGAGGTCCTGCGCGCCGTTTACGCGTCAGATATGGAAATGTACCCCGCGGGGCTGTCGTACGACAGACTCTGCAGCTGGGTGGCGGCCTGTCCCGAAATGTCGATATGCTGGTCATCACCCAAGACGGGAATACTCGGTGTGGTTATTGTCTTGCCCATGTTGAGGGAATACTGGGAGGACTTGCTGGTGGGAAAACTGAAGGAGCCTACTGTCGACGCGCATACCATGTTTCCTCACGACAACAAGAGGGAGCAAAAACCACAGGCGGAACATGTTGAGGTGGCAGGGGCCAGGCAGATCGGCAACGGCAAGGCACCAAATGGAAGGATATTTGCCGTGCAGGAGAACGAGGAGCAACAAGAGGTTGGACTGCATGTTTATCATATCGAGCGGTTAGCTGTCGAGCCACCTACTTCGAAGCAGAAGAGGTTTTCAGAGATTGCTATAGAGGAGGTTACGAGAcgggcggcggagaagaaggggtggaaggttGTTGGGTTGTCTGGTATGTCTTGCTTTTACCCTCACCTCATATGGCGGATGGTAATACTGACGTAACAAACAGC from Podospora pseudocomata strain CBS 415.72m chromosome 3, whole genome shotgun sequence includes:
- a CDS encoding hypothetical protein (EggNog:ENOG503P654); amino-acid sequence: MSSPTSGNSPVRSGMETPPTPHPISDEVLRAVYASDMEMYPAGLSYDRLCSWVAACPEMSICWSSPKTGILGVVIVLPMLREYWEDLLVGKLKEPTVDAHTMFPHDNKREQKPQAEHVEVAGARQIGNGKAPNGRIFAVQENEEQQEVGLHVYHIERLAVEPPTSKQKRFSEIAIEEVTRRAAEKKGWKVVGLSALVATDGGKRTFQRMGFKNTGYRELFVTKVIRRPSYAAIGIGNSPSIPEDAVDEPEELDMLYIYPEDGAGGKSVSEIIGYGRTVVAMSEMTVKRVSQEEGELPSLLMSSNGNGCALELSSSI